TGCGTCCCTCAGGCCTGCAGAGTGCGCGCGATCGGGCGCGGCTTGCCGCTGTCGTCGATGGCGACATAGGTCAGGCTGGCCTCGGTCACCTTGAGGTAGCGGCCTTGTGCGCCGATGCGCTCGGCATAGACCTCCACGCGCACCGTCATCGAGGTGTTGCCGATGCGCGTGACCTCGGCAAAGAACGACAGCAGGTCGCCCACGCGCACCGGCTGCTTGAAGATGAATTCGTTGACGGCCACCGTGGCCATGCGTCCGCAGATGATGCGCGCGGGCAGCACCGAGCCGGCCAGATCGACCTGCGCCATGACCCAGCCGCCGAAGATGTCGCCATTGCTGTTGGTGTCCGCCGGCATGGGGATGACCTTGAGCACCAGCTCCTTGTCGCTGGGCAGTTGCGGGTGGGCGTTGGCGTTGGCGTTGGCGTTCTGTTCCATGGCTGGCGGGTAGTCCGGTTGGTCGGTGGGGCTAAGAGCGTGTTTACGATCCCCGCGCGGGTGCGCGGGCGCGGAGATCGTAAACACGCTCTAAGGCAGGAAAAGGCCGCATTGTCCGACACGCCCCGCTGCCGGGCCGGGGCCGGCGGTGCGCCGCCTGCACGGTCACAATGGCTGCCTCGCCACTCCTGCGCTCCCCGCCTGCCTGCCCATGCGCCGCTCCGGCTCCGACATCGCCCCCCTGCCCACCGACAACACCCCGGCCAGGCCGCGCAGCGACTGGGCCACGCTGGCGCGGCTGCTGCCCTATCTGTGGCACTACAAATGGCGTGTGCTGGCGGCGATTGCCTTCATGGTGGGCGCCAAGCTGTCCAACGTCGGCGTGCCGCTGCTGCTGAAAGACCTGATCGACGCCATGACGCTGCCGCCCGGCAGCCCCAGCGCGCTGCTGGTCGTGCCCGTGGGCCTGCTGGTGGCCTATGGCCTGCTGCGCTTTGGCAACTCGCTGTTCAACGAGCTGCGCGAGCTGGTCTTTGCCCGCGCCACGCACGGCGCGGCGCGCGCCATTGCGCTCAAGACCTTCGAGCACCTGCACGGCCTGTCCCTGCGCTTTCACCTGGAGCGCCAGACCGGCGGCATGACGCGCGACATCGAGCGCGGCGTGCGCGGCATCGAGTCGCTGGTGTCGTTTGCGCTGTTCAACATCGCCGCCACGCTGGTCGAGGTGCTCTTGGTGCTCACCGTGCTGGCCACCCGCTTTGATGCCTGGTTTGCCGGCATCACGCTGATTGCGCTGGTGCTGTACATCGCCTGGACGGTGTGGGTCACCGAGTGGCGCATCCAGTTTCGCCGCCAGGCCAACCAGTTCGACTCGGCGGCGCACGCCAAGGCGATCGATTCGCTGCTGAACTACGAGACCGTCAAATATTTCAACAACGAGCAGTTCGAGGCGCGGCGCTACGACCAGAGCCTGGAGCAGCTGCGCCGCGCCCAGCTCAAGAGCCGCAGCACGCTCAGCCTGCTCAACACCGGCCAGCAGATCATCATCGCCACTGGCCTGGTGGCCATGCTGTGGCGCGCCACGGCCGGCGTGGCCGATGGGCGGCTGACGCTGGGTGACCTGGTCATGGTCAACGCCTTCATGATCCAGATCTACATCCCGCTGAACTTCCTGGGTGTGGTCTATCGCGAGATCAAGCAGAACCTGACCGACCTGGACAAGATGTTCACGCTGATGGATCGCGAGCAGGAGGTGGCCGATGCGCCCGGCGCGCAGCCGCTGGCGCTTTCCGGCCCGCCCGCCGTGCGTTTCGAGAACGTGCATTTCGCCTACGAGCCGGCGCGGCCCATCCTGCAGGGCGTGAGCTTCGAGATCCCGGCGGGCCGGACGGTGGCCGTGGTCGGCGCCTCGGGTGCGGGCAAGAGTACGCTCAGCCGGCTGCTGTTTCGCTTCTACGACCTGCAGGGCGGCGCGATCAGCATCGCCGGGCAGGACATCCGCGCCGTGACGCAGCAGTCGCTGCGCCGGGCGATCGGCATCGTGCCGCAGGACACCGTGCTGTTCAACGACACCGTGGCCTACAACATCGCCTATGGCCGCCCGGACGCCAGCCGCGCCGAGGTCGAGCAGGCCGCACGCGCGGCGCACATCCACGACTTCATCGCCGCCCAGCCCAGGGGCTACGAGACCATGGTCGGCGAGCGCGGCCTGAAGCTGTCCGGCGGCGAGAAGCAGCGCGTGGCCATTGCCCGCACGCTGCTCAAGAACCCGCCCATCCTGATCTTCGACGAGGCCAC
This portion of the Melaminivora jejuensis genome encodes:
- a CDS encoding acyl-CoA thioesterase translates to MEQNANANANAHPQLPSDKELVLKVIPMPADTNSNGDIFGGWVMAQVDLAGSVLPARIICGRMATVAVNEFIFKQPVRVGDLLSFFAEVTRIGNTSMTVRVEVYAERIGAQGRYLKVTEASLTYVAIDDSGKPRPIARTLQA
- a CDS encoding ABCB family ABC transporter ATP-binding protein/permease, whose protein sequence is MRRSGSDIAPLPTDNTPARPRSDWATLARLLPYLWHYKWRVLAAIAFMVGAKLSNVGVPLLLKDLIDAMTLPPGSPSALLVVPVGLLVAYGLLRFGNSLFNELRELVFARATHGAARAIALKTFEHLHGLSLRFHLERQTGGMTRDIERGVRGIESLVSFALFNIAATLVEVLLVLTVLATRFDAWFAGITLIALVLYIAWTVWVTEWRIQFRRQANQFDSAAHAKAIDSLLNYETVKYFNNEQFEARRYDQSLEQLRRAQLKSRSTLSLLNTGQQIIIATGLVAMLWRATAGVADGRLTLGDLVMVNAFMIQIYIPLNFLGVVYREIKQNLTDLDKMFTLMDREQEVADAPGAQPLALSGPPAVRFENVHFAYEPARPILQGVSFEIPAGRTVAVVGASGAGKSTLSRLLFRFYDLQGGAISIAGQDIRAVTQQSLRRAIGIVPQDTVLFNDTVAYNIAYGRPDASRAEVEQAARAAHIHDFIAAQPRGYETMVGERGLKLSGGEKQRVAIARTLLKNPPILIFDEATSALDSHNERAIQAELRAVAQGKTTLVIAHRLSTVVDAHEILVMDAGRIVERGSHAALLAAGGRYAGMWAMQLNQGSSG